ACTGCTAGAAATACAGTTGCCAATGCCAGCTAACGTACTTGCTTGCATTTGACAGCGACGTGCTTTAGAAAAGATGCGGGTCGGAATATAAAAACGTGACCAATGAGTAACCTTCTACATAAAAAGAAACGATTCGTAACTCTAGTAATTTGTATTTGTCTCCCTACTGGGCTTCATTGAGTCCTTGTGGGGACTTCGGTGTCTATTTTACTGGTTCATTATGTCACAAGGCATAACCCATCCACTTGCACCGACAACCAAATCAgataagaaattaaaataaatcaaagataGGATGGATAGATAGGTAGGAGGATGCACCGGGACatgattctgctgtttattttgtgtttggtttgagaaatgtgagaaaatagtgaaaaacgTTTATCACAATTTCCTGAAGCCCGGTGTgaagatataaaataaactttctGTCACATACTAtcaggcaaaaacaacaaatactcATAATTAAAGCTGGGAGTGGGGAGAGGTTGGCATGTTAGTTTGAAAAATGATGGCAAAACGTGCAGATTTTTTCCAGCTTTAATTTTTGTATACCTTACAAAAAGAAGCATGATAAGTAAAACAGAGaagcagtatatatatatcgTAGTTTGCAAAATGCACCTGTCATATGCAGCATACATGTATGTTGTCTAGTAAGTGCATTGgtgaaaatacaatttaaatgaTCACACTTAACGGAACTGCAATACATGAACACAGAAACTGTGGGacatgtgtgttgttgttgtgagatGTCGTGTCTTGCACCTGCAGATAACGGCGTTAGCAGCTCGAAATGAATTTATTGTGGGCATGTGTGGCTAAAATTGAAATGTTGTCTATTTTAGGACTTCCTGGTAGAAACAACAGAGAATCCTTTGTGAGAAAGCCCAAGAGAGATGTAAGTGTGCAGCTCTCATGTTCTGTTTTCCAAGGCCAAATACAACAAGATGCACTAATTCCAGATGAAACACATATGCAATACGAAGTCAATCATGGATTTCCTCACTCAgttcctctgttttctgtgtttcctacCAGATAGGGGAGCCCAGGACAGAAAAGATGCCAGTGGATCAGGACTGGACTGCAGTTTATCCAGCAGCAACTCCCTTCAGACCGGGCTCCATCCCGCTGCCTGTGCGGATGGGCTTCCCTGTGAAGGGTGGTGTTCCTCCAGAGAAGACGGGCAACTTGGAGCTAATCAAGGTCTGACCTCATTACTTACATGGGATCACAGCATAAGAATACGTTGTGATACACAAGTTTACGTAGTTACGCAGTTTTAGGAATTACAGAACAAAAACTAATTCCCCTCTCTGACAACAagaatgaaaagacaaagaagaagtaCAAATTCTTACGTGTTAGATATATAATTAAGGTTTAGCGCTCTTTGCACAGACTAAGTTTAAgaagataagaactttattgatcctgcaggaaattgttcAGCCAGGGTTGCAATccaaagaagcatacaaaagtaggaagtaatttccccacaaaatacaataatatataaaaaataacagagtatatagtatatacatgagatatagatagataatgGCAGATAAGGTGCCACATACAGCTGGCTGTGGGCTGCATCTGTACGTATTCTATATGTTTGTGTTGGGGTTTACCTCCTCCTCAGTATTTATTGTGTCAAGTTGAGGTAATTGTAGCCGGCCAGTGCTCTTGCAGTGTCGTGTTTTGCTCTGCCGCATGTCTCTGATGGCTCTGTGTCTGTGCCCGGATTACTGGGCTGCTGTGTCCAGACACCAGCTGCTCCATCTGGACTCGAGCCACTTGCAGATCCACCACTTTCACCCGTCACAGCTGGAGATCTGCCGCACAGCCTAACAATATTGATTTCATTCTCTCGctctgtcaccagggaccaaaCTGCTATGCATCCCTTATTTATGTGTGAtgcttgtatgtttgtttttgttttgtttttttacttttaaatcaTAATTAATGGATGATCTGAGTTTGTCCAAACACATGCCAATAATGTGACCCATGAGAAGTTTATTGTTGTCAGTGTAGAATAGGATTGTATGTGATCTGATATTCTTTACTTAAATGAGGAAGTgcatagtttttgttttctactttGTTCACCAGCCACTTTAAAATCAGTGTATTCTGAACTCAGTCAtagacattttgtgtctttgttttgctgtacaTGCATATATTAAGCCTGCTGGACATTTTCATGTTTCCGTTACAAGAACAGTTGTACATTCACATAATCTCTTCTTCATAATCTCTTTCAGATACCTAATTTTCTGCATTTGACACCGACAGCCATCAAGAAACACTGTGAAGCTCTAAAAcgtaattatttatttatttaattttttatattttttttgaattattatattattatatattattattattattatagctATTTGGTGGAATTGTTTAGTagtaaaatatttactttggCACAAAAATCTGGGTTTATTTGGTGTGTGTCGATATGCCTTTCTCTGCTTTCAGCCTTCTGTACAGAGTGGCCCTCTGCTTTGGACACCGACGCCAAATGTGACGAGCACTTCCCTGTCAAAATACAAAGCACAGACTATGTGTTTGCCGGCCCGTCTGTCAGAAACCCTTCGGCTCGCGTTGTTCATCTCAAAGTGAGTTTACCTGCTCTtcaattcttttttctttaaagtttcTATGAAAAGGCTTTTACCCAATGACTTTGCTCTAACTGGTTTTCACTGATGTATAGAAAGTGAAGTGTGGAGAAACATGGCATGTAAAATGAGATTAGAGATTTACAGATGCATAATCACCAGCCGAGATCACATGACTTATCTATCTAGACATTCATTGTCCAGTGACCTCAAATCTGAGAAATTACACCATCAGATTACGGCCCTACAGAACGAGTTTACATTTAAGCATTTGCTTGAACTCTGTTGTCGTTCTTGTGTTAATTTAagttctttctctttttttttttggaattgtgtgttgttgttttttttttgaagaactTTATACTTTCACAGAAAAAGATAacagtttttttaatcattGACATGTATTGCATTTTGATATTCCTCTTAATCCCTTCTAACACTAATCGAATGATCAGAACCATCCATGAAAAAAGACAACCACACTCTATAAAACAGAAGAGTGTGTGAAGATGTTGACCTTGTTTAACAGTTGCACAGGTTGATGGATATTCTTTGCTGTCTATAACATGTTGTACCCCACGTGAACAATAATACCGCTGCGCTCTGCAAAACCTCCTTTTGTTTTCAACTGCCTTTGACAAATTTCATAATTTGCCCAGGTGGAAATGTGTCATTCTTCCTGCAAATCACCAGCCATCTGCTCCACTGACACTTTGCCTTAGATTATATCAGCATGGTAGGAATTATTCAGACATTAATCTAGGTGGATTAGGCAGAAAGATTTGAGAGCAGATCTCACACAGTTGGGTTTCATGCAAGTGCCCCAAGACCCCATTTTCAATGTAACAAAAATTCATTCACTATTTCGAGCGATGCACATATGTCATCCGGttattttggtatttatttAAACTAGGTGGAAACAGTGAGGGAGACTGAGGAACATCCTGGAAACAAAATCTGTCATCCCTTAACCTAATCACTTAGCAGCTCCACCTTTATGTACTCATTCAGTGAGGTTGAGTACACAGAATACATGTTCACGCGTGTCTTGTATTTCCTATAAATGCACTTTTGTTGCATTGTACGAATGATACAAGTCAAAGCCATGAGAAACAATGTAATCGCGGAATAATCTGTTTTCCGTCTCTCCATTGTGCGAGAGGCTTAGAGGTTATTCTTGGCCATGATTTCATCTGTAAAAAGTATAGTGTTTTAATCAACACAGCCAAATCTCTGTAGcgttttaaaaaaacaaacattgttcTTAGTGTGGGTTGTGGTTTTAGTTTGTCTAAAGAGCTTCAGGAGATAAACTGCATAATGAAATTACAGCTGCCCTAATCTCTTTTGTTTGGAGTATTTTTCCTTTGCATTGCGAAGCTCTATGTAAAACAAGCCCATATACGTACTATTGTTTTTCCCATGTTGCAACATAATTGTGTTGCTGCCCACGTAGGTGAAGCTGTCCAGTTTGAATCTGGATGACCACGCACGCAAGAAGTTGGTCAAACTTGTTGGGAATCGATACTGCAAAGAGACTGATGTCCTCACGCTCAGAACTGACAGGTAAACACTCCTCCCTTAGGGttcaacatacagtatgtagacaaaagtattgggacaactgcccattacaccagcagggattTTAACggcatcgcattctaaatacacagacagctttgcagctctaacagcttccactgttctgtgaaggctttccacaagattttggagtttttctgtgggaatttttgcccactcatgcagtagagcatttgtgaggtcacacactgatgttggaccaaaaggtctggctctcAGTCCCTATTCCAGTTCATCCttaaggtgttggatggggttgaggtcaggactctgtgtgggccagtcatgTTCTTCCgcaccaaactcacccaaccatgtctttatggagctttgtgctttgttcacaggggcacagtcatgctggaatagaaaacagccttcaacaaactgttgccacaaagttggaagcatagcattgtccagaatgtcttgttATGCTAAAGCATAAAGATTTCACTTCATTGGAAatgaggggccgagcccaacccctgaaaaacagctccataccacacctgaattcaaaaataaagataagaactttattgttCCCGCAGTAAATTGTtgataaagaggtgtgtcccaatacttttgtatgGTGTACTTATGGATAAAGTGAAGAAATAAGACTCTTTTCAACTCTTTGCCGTCTTGTCTTTTCTCCCCTTCCTTCTACCAGCTGCCCTCTAAGACAGCAGAATAAGGACTATGCCATGTACCTGCTGACTGTCCTTTACCACGAGTCTTGGGTGAGTTACAAGGATTTGTGTTTTCTCTATGTACAATGAACTGATTTCTTGCTAGTCATATATTTCAAGAATGATGctttctgtaaaaaaaatgttacaaaaatatattataaaaacATCTATGTTGTAATGACATGGCACAGTACATCTGTAACAGGGGAATTCTTGTCCATCTTGCGATCTGAGAGACTAAGCCCATTAGGGAGGTATCAGACTTGAATGGGCAGCGGGATGGCAAACAGCAGCATTGTCCAGTTGACATTTCTCCTCAGATGGGAGGGAAACAGACTCCCGTATCAGGTGTTGACCCTGATACTCATTCACATTAAGCCAACCATGTCTCATCAGTAAAGTCTTCCACAAGGTGCCAGCCACATAAAAGGAAATGACTACCACTACTGCACAACCTCTTGGCTTTAGGAGTCTTTCCCGTCATGGCTTAgtcacattaaaacaaagttgGGAAGGTGTCCGAGCCAGGAAGCACAACACTGTCCACTGCCCTTTTGGACACACAATGGAAGGCACAGTGCTTGTCCAGCAGCCTTGTGGAAGCTGTGAGAGTGGCGTAGCGTTCAGGCTGTAATGCTAGCCCACAAAGAGGCCAATTGTTAGCAGCCACTGTGGTGATTTTATCTCTCCACTCAGGGAGACAGACCTTCCCTACTAATTCCAGTGTGTGCTAATCCAGGCCAGCATGGGGGTGACTGCTTGAAGTAGCATCCAACATGGAGGGAAGTTTACCACTGGAGGCACTCCATCTCCATTTGCGCCCTCATGCCCATCACCTGGCCTTTCTCCTAACCAAATATCAAAGTTATCAGACATGCTGTCTGTTGACCAAACTGTGTTATGATGGGATGCAAGGACAGACAAAGTGTCATTGCTATTAacatttgtattgtattgaatCCACAACAGCATCAGGAAGAAGCTTGGAATTTTGCCAGTAACACATAACTTAAACTGTCAGTACAGTCAATCTTTTTTAGTTAAGTATGACTGAACTTTCCCTCTCAAGTCTGAACATATGACAATCTGTAAGTCCTTCTTTGTTGCTGCGAGGCAAAATGTTTTGAACCAAGCTACTCATCTGTGTCTAGTGCTCCTCACTCCCTGGGGCCTGGATTTTTTCCAGACAGGATGTTATGTGGATCAGATACGTATAGCAGTAATGATGGTCATTAACCCCAAACACCTGGAGTGCAGCAGAGCCGAGGCTCTGTCGATGGCCTGCTTTTAAGCTGCTGCACAATGGGGCGTATTGTTCTCTTGGGAATGTGACGACAGCTAGACAGGCGGTGGACAGAGCACTACATATGGAGAAATATTATCTCTGTGAGAGGAGCATCAAAGAAGGGGTGAGGGGTGACCGAGGACCCCCATATTTTACATGTGCTGCCATACTGTGTTCCTAACTGGAAACCCAAGTGAGATCCTTTCAACAAAGGAATATtctttttttgggtttttttgttgttgttttcaaaagtaataaaaaaaagtggtCGTCTACATTTGGCACTTGTACACAATTCAAATCTcatgacacacagacaagtcAGGCTGGATAATCTTCCATTTGCAGTCTGCATTTGAAGgtaagaaatgtgttttgtatttctcaTTCTTCAGAAAACAGAAGCGTGGGAGGCTGAGAAGACTGTGGCAGACATGGAGGAGTACAGCTGGGAGGACAGCCAGTCCCAAAGGAATATCCTGGATGTGCTAGTGCACATGAAAGTGGCCGAGGAAGGAGAAGGCGATGAAGTGCGAGAGCAGTTGCTGGGAAGAAAAGAGGTGCAGGAGTACAAGGACTCTGTGACAAGGTTGAATAAtgagggagagagcgagagcacCATGCTGCAGTACAAAGAGGCTGTCAAGAAAGTTCTCAACTTGTAACATCTTAATGTACACATGTATTCACACGAAGATGGCGACAAAGAGCAGATGTAATAGggtcagacatttttaattacttGTGGACTCGTGATTTTGGACTCTGTATGTACCAGTAACACAAATAAGAGATCATTGTAGATAATTACTGTTGCAGTTTCCATTAGGATATTACAGTCTCTAGGGCCTCAactgatgtatttattttccacagtaaATTTACCGTCATATCAAATGTATGATGCTGTctttaatacaaaaataaaagtttaacaACTGCTGGAAAGTTGTGCAAAGTTCATGCACATGATGGGTAAAGCTTTTATACAATAAAAGCCCCTTTCAGTCTGCTCCCATCCCACTCTCAGCACTATCAGGGCAAGGAGTGGCACCCCAGTGAAAGGATGCTTTCAGCAGCGGGTTGTAGAAAAGTACTTCATCCATCTCAAGGAGTTTTTGTCTGTGGTGCGTGTGCTTTTAGGTCAGAAGAAACCCAATGCACTGAGGAGATGTGCTGGACTGCAGCAGGGTTAAACACTGAAGTCCACAAGGCAAAAAAAGTCCATCTCATATTGTTGATGAGCTCAACAATCACTGAATTgtagctgtttttctttttccttggAAGTGTCCATTAAGCCCCAGTTAAGACCAGTGTAGGCAACTGGCTAAAGTCTTTGAGGTTTGGCATCAACATAAGTTTAAACTAACTGAAGTACATCAAAATGTGGGTCAACCAAATGGATATCATATCGTCTTTCTTGAGGCAAATTGCTGCGGTCAAATGCATTGGCTGAGTTCAGCTCTTCTGTCGAAAGTCATCGCGTCACATATGAAACCAATATCATAGCAAGTACGTATTTGGTAACCACATCCAGGCCATAAAATAACTGCCTGttcattttaagttttcagAATTGTTAAGGTCAGTTCATCAGTTTATGGCAACTACATTTTCATCATAATCTGCTTAAGACAAAGCAATATAAAGCAACATTCTTTCTATTAATATGCAAAAACtatcattttacaaaaatacaacagtatAAATtctaatttaagaaaaaaaatcttcctgGATTCCTCCATTAGAAACTTGTCTGTAAACATACGACTAATGTCAGTTCCAACACactttcagttgttttctttgacCAGCACATACTTTATCAGACGCATGGAGCCTTTCTTCCCTCTCCAGGATGTTCGGTAGCGtcccatcctcttcctctgaccCCTCCAGCTCACAACCAGCAGAATGgagcaacagcagctcagcagcactGTGATGCAGATCGCCACTGCAACCAGCAAGGTGTGAGCGGCCACTTGCCACCCAGGTCCCAAAGCCCCGAAGGTGTCCTCTCCGTTGACACCCTGTTCTTCCTCACTGCCTGCAGTGTGGTTCCTCTCCAGGCTGCCTTTGGTGTCATTGGGGTATTGCTTGCTGCTCTCTATGTTGCCCATAATGGCTGTAGAGGTTGAAGGGCTGGTGGCCAAGTGTGTAAAGGTGGTGGGGTGACGGTGGGTAGGGGATGTGGAGGGCTGTGCAGAAGTGGTAGGAAAGGCAGGAGTGGTCATGGGATTGTAAGGGCCGAGGATGGTTGCTGTGGTGGACGATGGAGGTGTCGTAAAGCTGGGTACAAGTGAAGTGGTGGAGGTGGTTGGGGCTGTTGTTTGTGCATGGTTTCCTGCAGCTAGTGGAGTTGTAGGAGTGGAGGATAAGGCAGCTGTAGCTGTGGGAACTGCTGAAGGCTGAGGGGTTTTAGTAgtcgtggtggtggtggtggtgaacaCTCTGCTTGCTGTCGTAAGGGGTTTCGCTGTTTGTGCTGAGGTCGGGGGCAGTGCAACAGGTGGAGGCGGATGAATAAACTGGCGTTTGTCTGAAGGCAGCGGCTCTGAGACGTTAACTCGACTGTAGTGGTGGGGTAACACACGTACATTAGAGGCGAAGTATTTCCCAAACACCAACAGGTCGGGATCTATGCCTAAGAAACGAAGACATTCTTAAGTCATGACTCCACTCAACACTGACTGTTAAATACTGGATTCTTAAAAATGGGTTTtaaccataaaataaataaaatctgtgaagTTTAAATTTTCTAAAAGAACAGAATACAATACATTCatatttgtagaaaaaaaatgtacttaatgtaCCAGAAGTGAAAGTAGTTATGCAGAAAAGATGCTCCTATGTGTTTGTCAAGTTGAGGATCATTTTCAAGTACTACAGTTGGGTAGTTGGTAACAAATATTTTATAGGATGTTTTATGTGTAAATTTGAATTTACAGAGTAACTGGTAACcactgctgtcaaataaatgtagtggagtaagatgttaaaaaaatacacatatataaagtcaataaatattaaagaaaatcagaatATTCAAGCAAAAGACAAGTACCTCACAACAGTACATTTCCGCTTACTTTCCATAACTGGTAGTTCTAGTCCTGGTAGTAGCAATGCAATATTAGTATGTTTCTTGTAATgacacctttttgttttttagagaATGTGATGGGCCTTGAATGACATGACTGTGAATAAGAGTATTCAAATAAATTTTCAGCTTTAGTCCTTACTTACCCTTTGTGATATTGTAGAGAACAACGTTTCCTCTGTGGCTGAGAATACAGCTCTCCAGTGTTGGACAGTGCAGGTGGAAGCAGTTCACGCTTTCTTGAGTGGCATCATAGTGAAATATGGCCAGATTGCAGGAAACTGTTAGAGGAGAAACAATAAATCAGGGTGTACAGGATCACTGGAGTCATAATGCGTAGTTCAagatttgtgtgtattttacgCTCATTTAAAAAGTGCTACTCACAGTTTCTCGTTAGGCAACAGGTGCGGCTGCATTTCAGCGCCGTCTCCTCCTGGTAAAACTTCAAAAGCTGCGCTCCTCTCCTTTGAGACTCCTCGATGTCGATGAAAATCCCAGGAAAACGTCGAATCCAGCAGTTCTTATAGTAAGAGGTCGGTGAGCACCTCGACTCGGTGTGGCACACCAGACTCAAAACCGTCAGCAAGCCCCATGTGACATTCATCGCGCGTAATGTAAATCAGACCATGTTAAATGACAATCTCGATAAAGCTCCGACATATCTGGGAAGCTGATTGCTTGGAGCTGACAGGCGTGAAGTGGTGCCAGCGGTCTGGTTTTACTGGTGCCAGTACAGGTGTGTCACATCTACGCACCTGAAGAGGTGGAGACCCAACCGTGCGTATGGTGTCCCAGTTGTACCAAGGCAGTCAAATAGATGCGTATGAGCAACATAAGACGctccttttctgctttttgacAGAATGCCACCAGAAACTTTGAAACTGCAATAATAAATACaagttaaaatacaaatatttatttactttttctgaGCACTTTAAGGATTTCTTGTCTAAATCCGATgggaaaattgaaattgaaggTTGAAAATATCAGTTGATAAGAAGACTTGCTCAAGTCAGACAAAAATCTTCTAATCTTTGTGAACACCACCAGTGGGCTCTGTGGTAGataaaaacatgatgaagtGCCCTCTGTGGTGTCCGATAAGCTAGAAAATGGCCTCCATAGGCCTGTAAAATGGTTAAATAGTTAATAGTTATCACAGAGGTGGTGGAGTAGTTCTAACTTCAAATCTGAGTCACTCAATAAAACACTAATTCTTAACCTGTACTTGTAACTAAAGGCTTGACTTGCTGTGCCCCGGTGCCCCCTCAATGTCTGCCCCTGCAAAACATTTACATCCAGTGACATGTATTTGGGTCATCTCTGTGAggtttttaaaagctgtttgtgGTGTCATTCGATTGgttttcctgttattttttCCATCCCTGAGTATGTTTGGGATAAGgtggttatttttttcagattttgttttttttttagaaactaAATCTCGCTAAAATCTAATTAGACTGCACGCATCAATATTCAAACCTTTGAATTCTCCTGTTGACAGGGTTTAGATGAATGCCCACAGTGCGTTTATTACTTCACTTCATAGCACTCACTGGAAAGTAAATCTTGCTCTCGTTTTAACAGGAACTAGGCTGAAAATTCCAGTAACCTctgttctctttgtgtctgttttcagcaAGGTCAGACATCTGAGAGCGGATTGCCGTAACTGTAGCAATCTGCCTAAATTCTTTCAGATGGGATTATCATAATAAGCCGTTTGCCCCCTGGTTTTGGATTTGCTGCACCTGTTAGgctgtttttctcatcttttgtGACGGCTCTCCATCACAGTGCCACACTCTCAGTTTACAATTGGGAGCTGAAAGTGCATTTTTGGGAAAAGAGCTTATGGAAGCTGCAATTTAGTGGGAAACTATTCTGTAAAAATGGTTTGAAATCAGTAGGACCGATCTAATAGAGAGGATGCCATTGTTTTTAACCAGACTTATCTGACAAAAAAGGCAGAGCCAGATTTCATGTGTTA
This is a stretch of genomic DNA from Scatophagus argus isolate fScaArg1 chromosome 7, fScaArg1.pri, whole genome shotgun sequence. It encodes these proteins:
- the mrps35 gene encoding 28S ribosomal protein S35, mitochondrial, which codes for MASHTSKVFLSLGRLNVPGLGIQKSVSKVTYATALSVNPSSGNQGLPGRNNRESFVRKPKRDIGEPRTEKMPVDQDWTAVYPAATPFRPGSIPLPVRMGFPVKGGVPPEKTGNLELIKIPNFLHLTPTAIKKHCEALKPFCTEWPSALDTDAKCDEHFPVKIQSTDYVFAGPSVRNPSARVVHLKVKLSSLNLDDHARKKLVKLVGNRYCKETDVLTLRTDSCPLRQQNKDYAMYLLTVLYHESWKTEAWEAEKTVADMEEYSWEDSQSQRNILDVLVHMKVAEEGEGDEVREQLLGRKEVQEYKDSVTRLNNEGESESTMLQYKEAVKKVLNL
- the LOC124062539 gene encoding MANSC domain-containing protein 4-like — translated: MNVTWGLLTVLSLVCHTESRCSPTSYYKNCWIRRFPGIFIDIEESQRRGAQLLKFYQEETALKCSRTCCLTRNFSCNLAIFHYDATQESVNCFHLHCPTLESCILSHRGNVVLYNITKGIDPDLLVFGKYFASNVRVLPHHYSRVNVSEPLPSDKRQFIHPPPPVALPPTSAQTAKPLTTASRVFTTTTTTTTKTPQPSAVPTATAALSSTPTTPLAAGNHAQTTAPTTSTTSLVPSFTTPPSSTTATILGPYNPMTTPAFPTTSAQPSTSPTHRHPTTFTHLATSPSTSTAIMGNIESSKQYPNDTKGSLERNHTAGSEEEQGVNGEDTFGALGPGWQVAAHTLLVAVAICITVLLSCCCSILLVVSWRGQRKRMGRYRTSWRGKKGSMRLIKYVLVKENN